Proteins co-encoded in one Streptomyces sp. NBC_01283 genomic window:
- a CDS encoding ATP-binding protein — protein MTRTNGDSGDDALLQPLGGMVLHPLPESVGRARRWFRKFTEPHQLSCSIDDCELMVSELVTNAILYGEADEPWRVRVRWYRLGETLRVDVHNPGCPAHVRLRSPRATEAHGRGLLLVDALADEWWCGPSRHGGTAVVFLMHRAFKPA, from the coding sequence ATGACGCGCACCAACGGCGACTCTGGCGACGACGCCCTACTCCAACCACTCGGCGGGATGGTCCTCCATCCCCTCCCGGAGTCGGTCGGACGCGCTCGCCGCTGGTTCCGGAAGTTCACCGAGCCGCATCAGCTCAGCTGCTCCATCGATGACTGCGAGCTGATGGTCTCGGAGTTGGTCACCAACGCCATCCTCTACGGGGAGGCCGACGAGCCCTGGCGGGTACGCGTGCGCTGGTACCGCTTGGGCGAGACGCTGCGCGTGGACGTGCATAACCCCGGCTGTCCCGCCCATGTCCGCCTCCGCTCGCCCCGGGCCACGGAAGCCCACGGGCGCGGCCTGCTCCTGGTCGATGCGCTGGCCGATGAGTGGTGGTGCGGGCCGAGTCGGCATGGCGGGACGGCTGTTGTGTTCCTCATGCACCGCGCGTTCAAGCCTGCCTAA